Proteins from one Candidatus Poseidoniia archaeon genomic window:
- a CDS encoding TIGR00269 family protein yields MEKSVQRELRQQAVALEASGEPLQRIAVALSGGKDSTVALHLVQAWAAQRRLELVALAIDEGIAGYRAPALECARRGCDTLGVELRVSSYRDLVGMGLDELLQAQPPAGSPCSPCGILRRRALNFAAREAGVDALVLGHNLDDCAQTVLMNHARGDVARLQRMAPHQHRQPGMVPRLLPLRRIPEQEVYLLALLQEWEFHTGDCLHATAAQRNLFRDLLLQLEQAQPGTRHGLLRGMDRMREALAPPQPLARCPTCGEPAGGASECQFCRQFGAFAV; encoded by the coding sequence GTGGAAAAATCGGTACAGCGCGAATTGCGCCAGCAGGCTGTGGCTCTCGAGGCTAGTGGCGAGCCGCTACAGCGCATTGCGGTCGCGCTCTCGGGAGGCAAGGACTCGACAGTTGCGCTGCATCTGGTGCAGGCATGGGCGGCACAGCGCCGGCTGGAGCTGGTCGCGCTAGCAATTGACGAGGGTATTGCGGGCTACCGCGCCCCGGCGCTGGAGTGCGCGCGTCGTGGCTGCGACACGCTGGGGGTCGAACTACGAGTCAGCAGCTACCGCGACCTCGTCGGGATGGGGCTCGACGAGCTGCTGCAGGCGCAGCCCCCGGCGGGGTCGCCCTGCTCGCCCTGCGGCATCCTGCGCCGCCGCGCGCTGAACTTCGCCGCGCGCGAAGCGGGGGTCGACGCGCTGGTGCTGGGGCACAACCTCGATGATTGCGCGCAGACAGTGCTGATGAACCACGCGCGCGGCGACGTGGCGCGGCTGCAACGCATGGCGCCCCACCAGCACCGGCAGCCGGGAATGGTGCCGCGGCTGCTGCCACTGCGCCGCATCCCTGAGCAGGAGGTCTACCTGCTGGCGCTGCTCCAGGAGTGGGAGTTCCACACCGGCGACTGCCTGCATGCAACGGCAGCGCAGCGCAACCTGTTCCGCGACCTGCTGCTCCAGCTCGAGCAGGCGCAGCCGGGGACGCGCCACGGGTTGCTGCGCGGGATGGACCGCATGCGCGAAGCCCTCGCACCGCCGCAGCCGCTGGCACGCTGCCCCACCTGCGGCGAGCCAGCCGGTGGCGCGAGCGAATGCCAGTTTTGCCGCCAGTTCGGTGCGTTCGCAGTCTAA